One Sporomusaceae bacterium ACPt DNA window includes the following coding sequences:
- the ycgR gene encoding Flagellar brake protein YcgR, translating to MVIAMPMSKGIPVILQRGEVFFGRVVTDGVPFEFTSTLLGKQLQPLPVWTIAIPYNIKKIQQRAFVRIDTMLPVKIAEIVDDKVIEDQIVTAVTKDISGGGAQIAVNRPWQIGTKLMVTVTYPEIGPITVKSEVVRVQQPQPDRMIFWVGVKYLGISEKDRSNIIKFIFRKQLEQRRKGL from the coding sequence ATGGTTATCGCCATGCCGATGAGTAAGGGGATACCAGTTATACTGCAACGGGGTGAAGTGTTTTTCGGACGGGTGGTAACTGACGGTGTACCGTTTGAATTTACCAGTACTCTACTTGGCAAACAACTTCAGCCACTGCCTGTGTGGACTATAGCTATCCCCTATAACATAAAAAAGATCCAGCAAAGGGCGTTTGTCAGGATTGATACAATGTTGCCGGTGAAAATTGCCGAAATTGTGGATGACAAAGTGATTGAAGACCAGATAGTTACTGCTGTAACCAAGGATATTAGCGGCGGCGGAGCGCAAATAGCAGTGAATCGTCCCTGGCAGATTGGTACCAAATTAATGGTTACAGTTACTTACCCTGAGATTGGTCCAATTACCGTAAAAAGTGAAGTTGTCAGAGTCCAGCAGCCCCAGCCTGACCGGATGATATTCTGGGTAGGAGTTAAATATCTCGGAATTAGTGAAAAAGACCGTAGCAATATTATTAAATTTATTTTTAGAAAGCAGCTCGAGCAGCGTCGTAAGGGTTTGTAA